In Homo sapiens chromosome 8, GRCh38.p14 Primary Assembly, the genomic window ggtgggactgtaaaccagttcagcggttgtggaagatagtgtggcgaatcctcaaggatctagaattagaaataccatttgacccagccgtcccattactgggtatacacccatacgactataaatcatgctgctaaaaGGACACACGCAGacgcatgtttattgcggcaccgttcacagtagcaaagacttggaaccagcccagatgtccatcaatgatagactggattaaggaaacgTGGCACaaatacaccgtggaatactatgcagccataaaaaagcatgtgTTCATGCCCTTCggagggacacggatgaagctggaaaccatcattcttagcaaactatcgcaaggacaaaaaaaccaaacaccgcgtgatcccactcataggtgggaattgaactaggagaacacttggacgcagaaaggggaacatcacacaccggggcctgtcatgggcggggggagggggagggataacattaagagatatacctaatgtaaatgactagtgaatgggtgcagcacaccaacatggcacgtgctTACATacgtaataaacctgcacgttgtgcacatgtaccctagtaattaaagtataatttaaaaaaaaatggaaaacgaAAGTGTGATCCTAATGTCATGGTGCGGACTGAATGAAGCAGCACATGGCAAGCCTTAAAACGAtcgcacatagtaggtgttcaattaaTGTTAACTATATTTCTTTTGTATAATAGTTTATAAAGGGAATTCATGAACACTATGTGATTAATCCTTGGAACAACCCAACAGGTAGGTAAATAAAGCCTAATTTTATACCTAAAGAAACCATGCGGCTTAACTTGcccaaaataataatgattgtaATGAGCACTGGCTGTTGGTTTCTTATGTACTTGGTACTTTGCACGTATTAACCCAGTCAGTCCTCCTAACAGTTGTGAGAGAGATAgcattcttatccccattttacagatgaggaacctgaagcCCAGGTGATAAGTAGGTTATCCAAGTTATCATAGCTAGAAGTCGGGtgcaggcagtctggctccagagcccctgCTCTGTCCGCTGACCTAGCTGACTTCCCAAGAGTCAAAGTGGATTCTTCCCCAAGACCAACCAATTACAATGACTGAATCAGTCAGTCAACTTCGAACTGGGCTCCAAGAGAGAACGAACCATCATGCCTCTCTAAATCCTCATTTCTAGTTTGAATCTTCAAGGAGAGATAGACACTAAGTAGCTAGTTTTGCTGGAATGGCTGATTTTATCAATGTTTtcggtgtgtgagtgtgtgtgtgtgtatatgtatagaaCTAAATTAAACTGATAATTTGAATGCTTACACTTCCATTAGTTCAATTTGTGTATGTGAgccctcacacacatacatacacacacacaaactgttcCAGAACAGTGACTTAGTGAAAAACTGGATTTGCCCtaaatagcccttattattttgaggtatgtcccatcagtacctaatttattgagagtttttggcatgaaaggctgttgaattttgtcaaaggccttttctgcatctgttgagataatcacgcggtttctgtctttggttccgattatatgctggattatgtttattgatttgcatatgttggaccagccttgcatgtcagggatgaagcccacttgatcataatggataagctctttgatgtgctgctggattcggtttgccagcattttatggaggatttttcCATCGGTGTTCCTCAGGGATATGGGCCGAAAATTCTCTTTGTTGGTTGTGTCTCTCTCAGCCTTTgggatcaggatgatgctggcctcataaaatgagatagggaggattccctctttttctgttgattggaatagtttccgaaggaatggtaccagctcctccttgtacttctggtagaattcggctgtgaatccgtctggtcctggagttttattgcttgataggctattaattattgcctcaatttcagagcctgttattggtctattcaggcattcaacttcttcctggtttactctGGGGAggttgcatgtgtccaggaatttattcatttcttctagattttcgaGTTTGTTTGCCTAGAGGTGTTGAcagtattctctcatggtagtttgtacttctgtgggatcagtggtgatatcccctttatcattttttattgcatctgcttgattcttcttcctttcattctttaatagtcttgctagtggtctatcaattttgttgatggtTTCAAAAAACccgctcctggattcattgattttttgaagggttttttgggtctctatctccttcagttctgctcggatcttagttatttcttgccttctgctagcttttgaatgtgtttgctcttgcttctctcatCCTTTTAATGGTGATGTTAGGGTATGCATTTttgatctttcctcctttcccttgtgggcatttagtgctataaatttccctctacacactgctttaaatgtgtcccagagattctggtatgttgtgtctttgttctcattgctttcagAGAATATctctatttctgccttcatttcgttatgtacccagtactCATTCAGGAACAGCTTGTCcggtttccatgcagttgtgcggttttgagtgagtttctcaatcctGAGGTCTAGTGTGATTgcaatgtggtctgagagaccgtttgtaataatttctgttattttacttttactgaggagtgctttacttccaactatgtggtcaatgtggaaataagtgtgatgtggtgctgagaagaatgtatattctgttgatttggggtggagcgttctgtagatgtctcctaggtccgcttggtgcagagctgagctcaATTCCCGGATAtccttttttaactttctgtctcgttggtgtgtctaatgttgacagtggggtgttaagtttgccattattattattattactatgtgggagtctaagtctcttttgaTCACACTTTAAAGACCAAAAGGTAGAAGCGCAAAGACGTTATCTGTCCAATATTACAAACCTAGTAAGTGGTGGAATTTGGCCTTGAACCCAGATCTGTAACTCCAGAGCCGAAGTGCTTCACCCACCTCCCTGTGGTGCCTCTACAGAAAAAGAGGTAAGCAGGCATTCCGAAAGCTGGTGGGCCGGGGGGCTGGCCTTGTACTCAGAAGCCATGGAAGTCCCACGTGGGGTGGCTAGTGGTGTAAGGACAGAGGTCTCGGATGGGCAGAGGGATGTGGACAGGCGCGAGGGCGCGCGGCAGGGACTCGGGGGACTGGGAGTGGCGGCTCGGGGCTGCGGGAGGCGATTGGTGGAAGGACAGAGGTCTGGGAGGGGCAGAGGGATGTGGACAGGCCCGAGGGGCCGCGGCAGGGATTCCGGGGGACCGGGAGTGGGGGGTTGGGGTTACTCTTGGCTTTTTGCCCTCTCCTGCCGCCGGCTGCTCCAGTTTCTTTCGCTTTGCGGCGAGGTGGGCAGGGTGAGCTCTCGGGACTGATGGCGGTTTTGGAAGAGGCCTGGGGCTAAGGACAGGCCAGGGCGGCGGGAGAGGCGGACCGGTGGCGTGGCTGGATCTGGGCGCGCTGTCGGACCTTCCACATCACCAGCTGCAGGCAGGCGTTTGCGTCCTCGCTGGAGTTGTGGCCGTCCTGGCTGTCCTGGATGATCTGTGCCAGGTAGTCGGCCGCGAGATTCCTGAGGGAGCGCTTGTAGGGGAAACCCAGGTAGTGCGGGAAGAGCACGGCCGTGTCCACCACGGTGCTGTGGATGAGCTTCAGGGCCAGCAGGTCGCTCTCCAGGCTGTGCCCGATGAGGATGGTTTGGGCGCTGAAAAAGCTCAGCAGGATGGCTTGGACTTGGGGCAACGTGATGCTCGTCTTGGCGACGTCGGCCTCGGTGACTCCGGAAAACCTGGTGTTGTAGTCCACGATCTCGTTGTCGGGCTTGACGAAGGTGTCGTACACCACTCGCATGTCGGCGTCCACCACGGTGACGCGGGTCAGCTCTAGGCCATGCGTGGTGTAGCACATCTCACAGTCCAAGGCGTAGATTCCTGGATAAGCGTCTCTGGACAACTCTTTCTTGAAGGTCTCCACGAAGCCATCGAGGCTCTCCTTGCGGCCGTCCCGCACGTGCTGCTTTGCCACCTGGCAGCCCACAGAGCCAGGAGCAGCTGCACAGCAGGTGTACTGGCTAACCCGGCCTCCAGCCACCTGGCTCGAGCGGACCCGCCCCCAGTGATAATAACACAACTGGTCGCGTACACAGCGGCCCGAGGAGGACACCAGGTACTCGGTGCCACAACGGCAGCAGACCCTGCAGGAGGAGTCGCCGGGCCCCTTCCCCTGGCCAGTGAAGAGGACGGCGCCTCCGGGCCGCTCGGGGTGCGGGAAGGGGTAGCCGTTCTCCTTGAGCTGGTCCTGGGTGAGCAGGAACTCCTGGAGGCGGCTGTACAGGGCGGCCCTGCTGAGGCCGGGCATGGAGCTGGGGGTCAGGCCCTTCAGTCTCTTGAGGGTGTTCAGGACCACGTTCAGGTACCTGTTCTTGTTGGGGCTGCAGTCGTAGGCCACCTTCTCCTCGTTCAGCGCCTTCTCCTCGGCCTCCTGCTTGGAGGCGCAGAACTTGAGACACTCTTCGGTGAACAGCTGGAGATAGCCTCGGCGGAGGACGGTGGGGACTTGGCACCCAGAGCTTCGGAGGATAATGGGTTTCTTCAAACTCAAACTCGGTAAGGATGCACGACGGACGATTCGCTTAGAGCTGGTGGTGGCGGTGGTCTTGCATGCCATCCCTGACCTGTTGCGCGTCTTCCCTGGCTGTCTGCCGACCTTGGAGCCACGGGAGCGTTGGCTGCTGCTGGCCACCCGGGTTCTCTTGGCATCTGTGTAACCTGTGACCAAGCAAGGGCTGGAAGAGTGGGCGATCGTCTTCCTCTTCCTGGGGGCTGAGATGCGGACTCCCGAGGGCCTCTCTGTCAGCCTTGGGGCGGCTGGCAAGCGGCAGGCCGATCCCCTCTGCGCAGGGAAGTAGCACGACTCCGTCACCATCTTGGGCCACGCTGGGGGCACCGCCGGACCCCTGTTCTGGGGCTCCGCCTGGATGTCCACAAATGCTGAGGCCTGCTTGTGCATCTGGGGCACCCAGAGCCCGAAGCTCTGGGCAGGCTGATGAGAGGGCAGTGGGAATTCTGGAGCCTCGAGGGCCGCCTCCTCGGCCACCTTCTTAGCTTCTGGGTATCCAGGTGGGAACCAGCAGGGAGCTGTGGCTCGCAACATCTTGCTGCCTTCGGGAGCACCGGCCGGGCTCTGCTCCGCTCCCAAATGGCGGCTTGCCTCCGGGGCCGCCTCCTTGGCCACCTTCTTAGCTTCTGGGTATCCAGGGCGGAACCAGCAGGGAGCTGTGGCTCGCAACATCTTGCTGCCTTCGGGAGCACCGGCCTGGCTCTGCTCCCCTCCCAAATGGCGGCTTGCCTCCAGGGCCGCCTCCTCGGCCACCTTCTTAGCTTCTGGGTATCCAGGGGGGAACCAGCAGGGAGCTGTGGCTCGCAACATCTTGCTGCCTTCGGGAGCACCGGCCTGGCTCTGCTCCTCTCCCAACTGGCGGCTTCAATGAGTGCTGCGGCCGCCACTTGTCGCCTTTATATAGGCACAGGGCAGACTGGGTGGGACTTCTCCTTGATAGGTTGGTGCTTCAGTCCAATCACACTGAGCCTCATCTTCCACCAGACTCCAGCTTGGGAATGCCTCAGGGGGTGCGCTAATGGAATCAACTGGAACTCCCGGTTGCTAAACTTGGAGCTAGGTTGCTTTTCCTGAGTTAAGTAACTGTCCCTGCAGGGCAGTCCTATAATGGCTACTGGAATTGGGCTACCTAGGATTAAATTAAGGTTCAGGGAGGTTGGTCAACTTGCTTGGGCCCACACAGCACTCCTTGGAGCCAGGACTGGGCCAGCAGTCTGCTGCATGCTGGAGGGCGGGATCCCTCTGGGGCTGCCTTTCCCTGCTCTGTGCACTCCGCCGCTGCGGGCAAATTGAGGACAGGAAGCGGACCGCACCCACTTCTCTCCCAGGACTTGGGCAATGTTCAACACAGGTGGTCTTCCAAAGGTTCATAGAAAATGCACATGGTGAAgaaactatgcatggatttccACTGGTTTGCACTAAAATAAACTTGTCCTAACTTCTGATAACCTTTCTGAACtagatctagtttgaggcactaagaaggatgAGACATCCACTGAAAAGGACTCccatcagagcaacatgaattccaCGAAAATTGCAGCAAGaggaaacatcaaatttatggtgaagcttgggtggaagatTGAAGAAATCATTGACGTTTTAAGAAAAGCTTGTAAGGACACTACCCCAAAGAAATGAACTCTTTACGAATGTATAGCTTGTTTCAAGAAGAGGTGAGAAGATGTGGAAGATGAATCCTGCAGTGGCTGTGaaaaccactgtgcccagatcagctgcagtTACGACGAGAGCTAtcagtggaaattttaaacagGAGGGATCACGATCCTGACGCATCCCTCTGACAAATTGTAAGCGGCAGTTGGAACATGGCTTCACCAATATGATCGCCAAGGCAAAGCATCATGAAAGcgatggctaccaagaggtggcaGTGGTCCAGTCAAAGGAAAAGGAGGCCAGTCAGGAGCCCACATCATGGCATCAGTGTTTTGGGAcactcaaggcattttgcttgttgactttctgaaaGGCCAAACATCTGCTTATTAGGAGAGTGTTCTGAGAAGCTTAGATAAAGCTTTGGTAGAAACATGCTGGGAAAGTCTCACTAGATCCTTGTTCACCACATCAATgctctgctcattcctctcatcaaacaagggcaattttgtcaGTTTCAATGGGCAGTCCTTAGGAATTCACCTTACGGGCTGCTTTCATTCCttctaaattctttttgtttcctaatgatAAAAAGTCTCCTTGCCTTGCTTGGAAAGATGAGAGAAAGTCTCCTTGCCTTGTTTGGACAGATGAGAGATGagatcctcctcttctctcccaggaCAGAATGGTGAGACTTGAGTTTCCTTTCTCCTCACTCTTCTCCTCCTTGAGGGAGCTGCTGTGCCGGACAGACCTGCCCCCGTGTCTAGACACTGGTAGACTCGTTTAAGTTCCTCACAGGCAATCCTCCATGGGGTCAAAGTGGAAGGACTTATTTCTTCAGGGCTCAGTAGTCCACATCCTGGCGCGCACCTTCACCAGCCCAGGGCGGGGTAGAGGAGGGTGAAAGGGCGTGGCTCAGAGCCCGCTTCTTCCGCTCGGGCGTATCCTGGGAGGAACCCTTGTCCGGTGAGCATGTCTTCGTCTCTACCAAATTCCCTAGTGGGACATTTCTGGCAGCCCTACTTGTTCAGCAGCTTACGGGGGTCAGGTGGACCTCTGCTAGTCACCAGCCTGAAGCCCTTTCTCCATTTCAGCTATTTTGGCAGTTGCCTAGGTGACTTTTGAACCTCATTATCCAGAACAGCAAACGGACGAGGGGTGAGAAGAGTGGCCGTCTGGGTTTGCAGCATAGTGCTGCCTTCTAGGAGTTGTGCAGTCTTCGATTGTGTGAAACTTCACCTGGCTGATTTGTGGCAATGCCTCCACAAATTCGCTAAATTCAGTAGCTTTTGCCTTCCAAGATTCATTTACACAATGTTGAATGctttaaatgaatgagcatgaagAGTGCTGGGCTGGAAAGTGATGAGATGGGTGGTAGGGACTCCTCGGAGTAGAGGAGTAGAGTTTTACTATTATGACTAGGAGGCAAATAAAAAGAAGCTGAACGTGATCCATAATAAAAGAAGCACACACTCACAGAGCTCCATACCAACtacattaaaatggaaatcatgatATTTGGAAATACAACTTAATTGGAAATCATTAAGTAATCTCATCAACCTTTTTACAGTGGGTGGCAGGGCTATGGAGGGAAAACAGCAATGGTTCTGGCACCTACTTAACTTGATTCCATTAAATTCACCCAACAGGCCTCCAGAGAACATATTACTGCTTTgatattacaaagggaaaaacagcTATGGCGTCTCTGAAAAGCACAACGTGCTAGGACtggaaatgactttaaaaacCACACATAAATTTCTGAGAGATTTTTGCCGTAAAGGTACCATCCACCTTACTGTAAACCACATCCTAAAATTGTCTGCAGTGCAAATGGATTATGTGCATCCAACAGGAAACAGCATAGGTTGAGAAGCTGTTACTTAATAGCTTCATTGTCACCACGAGTGTAAAGTGTGGGGTCTCATCACTTTTGCACCCACGTTTTGCCTGTTGGTTTCTCCACACTGTCAGGAGCATTTGACCAACTCACTGTGGCTCAGGATCCCTTACGCAGCCTGTTGGGGAAACCAGTGGGTATTGAAGACCTGCCTCTGGTGTGCCAGGAGGTTGTGCCTGCCGGCCACTCTGACTTGTGATCTTCCGCCTCAGTGTATGGCTTCCTACACCTGGGTAATTAACATTGCCAGCATGATAAGGAGGTCCTTTCATCACTATTGCCACTAGTCCTTCCGACTCCTGTGCCCTGTTTCTCCTTTATTGGAACCCAAGAACGAGTAAACATAGCATTTTCAAACATCCCGCCCCCTTCCCTGGTAACACCAATATTCCACCATCCTAATTCCCTCACAAGCATTCAGTCTCTCCACCCTGAGGTGGTGAAATCCCTGCAGGCATTTATAAGTATACCTGGACAGAAGAAATACAAGATACCGTTCTATTAACTCAATATAGTGTTGCTAAGTTCGTACTTGtgcttggtttattttattttataaatacgtATCACTCGCATGGTTCCAAATGCGGTAGGCACAGAGAGTATATATGATGGAATTACATCCTCCTTCCCTGCACTCACCAACCGAGATCATCCCGCTACGGGCACTCAAAGGTTTCATTGTCTGAAATATCAGCCTAAACGTAGTTTATGTTTAGGAAGCAACAACCGTAAATAGTCCCACATCCAAACGGAGTGGATTTAGGTTTCACTTTTTCAAGGAAAAACCATCAAAGAATTTTTCCACATACTTATAAACCATCCCACGTATAGAATCCATTTTTACTGACACAAATTTAGTACCAATAAACGACTCTTCTtctcaatttgttttatttaacaataagTCTTGAACGTCATTCCCAGTTAACATTTTGAAGAGTTTCCTATCTTTCGTTCTGTTTTAGCTGCAAAGTATTCTTCCGTAAGGATGAACGTACTATAATTTATTA contains:
- the LOC101929627 gene encoding putative exonuclease GOR — encoded protein: MLRATAPCWFPPGYPEAKKVAEEAALEASRHLGGEQSQAGAPEGSKMLRATAPCWFRPGYPEAKKVAKEAAPEASRHLGAEQSPAGAPEGSKMLRATAPCWFPPGYPEAKKVAEEAALEAPEFPLPSHQPAQSFGLWVPQMHKQASAFVDIQAEPQNRGPAVPPAWPKMVTESCYFPAQRGSACRLPAAPRLTERPSGVRISAPRKRKTIAHSSSPCLVTGYTDAKRTRVASSSQRSRGSKVGRQPGKTRNRSGMACKTTATTSSKRIVRRASLPSLSLKKPIILRSSGCQVPTVLRRGYLQLFTEECLKFCASKQEAEEKALNEEKVAYDCSPNKNRYLNVVLNTLKRLKGLTPSSMPGLSRAALYSRLQEFLLTQDQLKENGYPFPHPERPGGAVLFTGQGKGPGDSSCRVCCRCGTEYLVSSSGRCVRDQLCYYHWGRVRSSQVAGGRVSQYTCCAAAPGSVGCQVAKQHVRDGRKESLDGFVETFKKELSRDAYPGIYALDCEMCYTTHGLELTRVTVVDADMRVVYDTFVKPDNEIVDYNTRFSGVTEADVAKTSITLPQVQAILLSFFSAQTILIGHSLESDLLALKLIHSTVVDTAVLFPHYLGFPYKRSLRNLAADYLAQIIQDSQDGHNSSEDANACLQLVMWKVRQRAQIQPRHRSASPAALACP